One genomic segment of Ignavibacteriota bacterium includes these proteins:
- a CDS encoding LUD domain-containing protein, whose amino-acid sequence MSSKNIILTKVKNALRNKLVKEEILPETEEILFSKIQATLIESKSELIKQFENELIKINAEFYLAETFEKALEEIRRVLNSDNEFEIATTNQNLCRKVKDQIEKSNPKFHFIVANVFSSQERKEKISNIKTSVVEADFAVSDIAQLVFYYDNSKTSYPHFLCDFVIAIVEVKNLLANQFKLFEIIDKEKAKNMVFVAGPSRTADIEKVLVLGAHGPRKLLVILIDD is encoded by the coding sequence ATGAGCAGTAAAAATATAATATTAACAAAAGTTAAAAATGCTTTAAGAAATAAACTTGTGAAAGAAGAAATTCTTCCGGAAACCGAAGAAATACTTTTCTCAAAAATTCAAGCAACATTGATTGAAAGCAAATCTGAACTAATCAAACAATTTGAAAATGAACTAATAAAAATTAATGCAGAATTTTATTTGGCTGAAACTTTCGAAAAAGCTTTGGAAGAAATTAGAAGAGTTCTAAATTCAGATAATGAATTTGAGATTGCAACAACAAATCAAAATTTATGCAGAAAAGTAAAAGATCAAATTGAAAAATCGAATCCCAAATTTCATTTTATTGTTGCAAATGTATTTTCGTCGCAAGAGAGAAAAGAAAAAATAAGTAATATAAAAACTTCAGTTGTTGAAGCTGATTTTGCCGTTTCGGATATTGCTCAATTAGTTTTTTATTATGATAACAGTAAAACGAGTTATCCGCATTTTCTTTGCGATTTTGTAATTGCAATTGTTGAAGTTAAAAATCTGCTCGCAAATCAATTTAAATTATTTGAAATTATTGATAAAGAAAAAGCAAAGAATATGGTTTTTGTTGCCGGACCAAGCAGAACTGCCGATATTGAAAAAGTCTTGGTTTTAGGCGCACATGGTCCGCGAAAATTATTAGTTATTTTAATTGATGATTAA
- the fucP gene encoding L-fucose:H+ symporter permease has translation MDINKVNKNAKVKSKIVPKHFLVPFILVTTLFALWGFANDITNPMVAAFQTVMEISAAKAAMIQFAFYGGYATMAIPAALFIQKYSYKKAILLGLLLYAIGALLFYPAAKYEIFEFFLISLYILTFGLAFLETTANPYILSMGDEKTSTRRLNFAQSFNPVGSLLGMFVASNFILTSLKSDLRNDSGELIFSSLSETEKAVIRTNDLAVIRDPYIILGLVVIIVMVVIYLYKMPVTNKTDNGIHPFDSFKRLIKNPKYREGVIAQVFYVAAQIMCWTFIIQYAENLGVTKAEAQNYNIIAMVIFLTSRFISTYLMKYLNSRLLLMLFAIGGMLTTLGTIFIVGLVGLYCLIATSAFMSLMFPTIYGIALEGLKEDTTLGAAGLVMAIVGGALMPPLQGSIIDLGVFAGMPAVNFSFILPFISFIVISIYGFRTLRFYR, from the coding sequence ATGGATATTAATAAAGTAAATAAAAATGCTAAAGTAAAATCTAAAATTGTTCCAAAACATTTTTTGGTTCCGTTTATATTAGTTACAACTTTGTTTGCATTATGGGGATTTGCAAATGATATTACAAATCCGATGGTTGCAGCATTTCAAACGGTTATGGAAATATCGGCGGCTAAAGCAGCTATGATTCAATTTGCATTTTATGGCGGATATGCAACAATGGCAATTCCAGCAGCACTTTTTATACAAAAATATAGTTACAAAAAAGCAATTCTTTTAGGATTACTTCTTTATGCAATTGGTGCTTTATTGTTTTATCCCGCAGCAAAATATGAAATTTTTGAATTCTTTTTGATTTCACTTTACATTCTAACTTTTGGTTTGGCATTTTTAGAAACAACAGCCAATCCTTATATTCTATCAATGGGTGATGAAAAAACTTCTACAAGAAGATTAAATTTTGCACAATCATTTAATCCGGTTGGATCTTTGTTGGGCATGTTTGTAGCATCAAATTTTATACTTACATCATTAAAATCGGATTTAAGAAATGATTCGGGAGAACTAATATTTAGTTCATTAAGTGAAACTGAAAAAGCAGTAATCCGTACAAATGATTTGGCAGTTATTCGCGATCCATATATTATACTTGGTCTCGTTGTAATTATTGTTATGGTTGTAATTTATCTATACAAAATGCCGGTGACAAATAAAACAGATAACGGAATTCATCCTTTTGATTCTTTCAAAAGATTGATTAAAAATCCAAAATATAGAGAAGGCGTAATTGCCCAAGTATTTTATGTAGCAGCACAAATTATGTGCTGGACGTTCATAATTCAGTATGCGGAAAATTTAGGAGTTACAAAAGCCGAAGCACAAAATTATAATATTATAGCAATGGTAATTTTTCTCACGAGCAGATTTATCAGCACCTATTTGATGAAATATCTAAACTCAAGATTGCTGTTAATGTTATTTGCAATTGGCGGAATGCTTACAACTTTAGGCACAATATTTATAGTTGGTTTAGTTGGATTATATTGTCTAATTGCAACTTCAGCATTTATGTCATTAATGTTCCCAACAATTTACGGAATTGCATTAGAGGGATTAAAAGAAGATACAACTTTGGGAGCAGCAGGTTTAGTTATGGCAATTGTTGGCGGAGCTTTAATGCCGCCATTACAAGGATCAATAATTGATTTGGGAGTTTTTGCCGGAATGCCGGCTGTTAATTTTTCATTTATTTTACCCTTTATTAGTTTCATTGTTATTTCAATTTATGGTTTTAGAACATTAAGGTTTTATAGGTAG
- a CDS encoding T9SS type A sorting domain-containing protein: MKKFIFTILAAFLMVGNIYSQALSDATLVDKTGTDFFFYWYVGTIGKQITVDSDGDVHVTYTKTQVTASDTGYQVKYANVTSGLILDVPSQDPAAEIMPAVSFIGGGKEGAPVYIYTGVGGRGYNYGPAMHLQAMSKVNAAGTGIESLGLQTDKNYYADNWYANPFAMVVDEAQGIAHCVLTNPSGEGLAYWNFDGTTFGEIYQMYFSDAGSDVPGRNIPGALHMNALEGADVAINSDGSEVAIVGLHSFNQIWIHKGTFGGDLWDDNFYTGMDNGTIIPLFDTTSAKNWLPELYEANAARPYTDAQIVYDVNDKLVVVYTATYREHWLDTVNTGIDTWNRNHASWSGDREAMFYDGSEKAKPTVMSWTEIGGTHNVVAEAMYPLTGESYKWFNYAAFDSGMSYMGNAYADGIIGNLELVANNAAAEGEPKFILLFEQMAAPVEDLIDVDQAFGHNYYAYKNDVFSVVSNDGATWTNETNLTQTADLDENDVSAVFDNGKLHVMWTSDPWGGRDRILTYADDYQANYVLWNGGGKHFSYPIRSDEANYAQILYKAVPVADLLTAVEDFVPAQLELNQNYPNPFNPTTSISYSLLSKSDVSLKVYNNIGQLVTTLVNGVNEAGSHQVNFNASNLASGVYYYTIKVGEFTSTKKMMLLK, translated from the coding sequence ATGAAGAAATTCATCTTTACAATTCTTGCCGCATTTTTGATGGTAGGAAACATTTATTCACAAGCTTTATCCGATGCAACTTTAGTTGATAAAACTGGTACTGACTTCTTCTTTTATTGGTATGTCGGTACAATCGGAAAACAAATCACTGTTGATAGTGACGGTGATGTTCATGTTACTTATACTAAAACTCAAGTAACTGCATCTGATACTGGTTATCAAGTAAAATATGCAAATGTAACTAGTGGGTTAATTTTAGACGTACCTTCACAAGACCCGGCTGCTGAAATCATGCCAGCTGTTTCCTTTATTGGTGGTGGAAAAGAAGGTGCTCCAGTTTACATTTATACTGGTGTTGGTGGTCGTGGTTACAACTATGGTCCTGCAATGCATTTACAAGCTATGTCCAAAGTAAATGCCGCTGGAACAGGAATTGAATCATTAGGTTTACAAACAGATAAAAACTATTATGCAGATAATTGGTATGCAAACCCATTTGCTATGGTTGTTGACGAAGCACAAGGTATTGCTCATTGTGTTTTAACAAACCCTAGCGGTGAAGGTTTAGCTTATTGGAATTTTGACGGAACTACCTTTGGTGAAATTTATCAAATGTATTTTTCCGATGCTGGAAGTGATGTTCCTGGTAGAAACATTCCAGGTGCTCTTCATATGAATGCACTTGAAGGAGCTGATGTTGCAATAAATTCTGATGGATCAGAAGTTGCTATAGTTGGTTTACATTCATTTAATCAAATTTGGATTCATAAAGGTACATTTGGTGGAGACCTTTGGGATGATAACTTCTATACAGGTATGGATAATGGAACAATTATTCCTCTATTCGATACAACTTCTGCAAAAAATTGGTTGCCTGAATTATATGAAGCAAATGCTGCTAGACCATATACTGATGCTCAAATAGTATATGATGTAAATGATAAATTAGTTGTTGTTTATACTGCTACATATCGCGAACATTGGTTAGATACTGTTAATACTGGAATTGATACATGGAATAGAAATCATGCTTCTTGGTCCGGCGATAGAGAAGCAATGTTCTATGATGGTTCAGAAAAAGCTAAACCAACAGTTATGTCATGGACAGAAATTGGTGGAACACATAATGTAGTTGCTGAAGCTATGTATCCATTAACAGGTGAATCTTACAAATGGTTCAATTACGCAGCTTTTGATAGTGGAATGTCTTATATGGGTAATGCTTATGCTGATGGTATTATTGGTAACTTGGAATTAGTTGCAAATAATGCAGCCGCAGAAGGTGAACCTAAATTTATTTTACTTTTTGAACAAATGGCAGCTCCAGTTGAAGATTTAATTGACGTTGACCAAGCATTTGGTCATAACTATTATGCTTATAAAAATGACGTTTTTTCTGTTGTAAGTAATGATGGTGCAACATGGACAAATGAAACAAACCTAACTCAAACAGCTGATTTAGATGAAAATGACGTTTCAGCAGTTTTTGATAATGGCAAATTACATGTAATGTGGACAAGTGATCCATGGGGCGGACGTGATAGAATCTTAACTTATGCTGATGATTATCAAGCTAATTATGTATTGTGGAACGGCGGTGGAAAACACTTCAGCTATCCAATCAGATCTGATGAAGCAAATTATGCACAAATTCTTTACAAAGCTGTTCCGGTTGCAGATTTATTAACAGCTGTTGAAGATTTTGTTCCAGCTCAATTAGAATTAAACCAAAATTATCCAAATCCATTTAACCCAACTACATCTATTTCATATTCATTACTATCAAAATCAGATGTTTCTCTAAAAGTTTATAACAATATTGGTCAACTTGTTACTACTTTAGTAAATGGCGTTAATGAAGCTGGATCTCATCAAGTTAATTTTAATGCTTCAAATTTAGCATCTGGAGTTTATTACTATACAATTAAAGTTGGTGAATTTACTTCAACTAAAAAGATGATGTTACTCAAGTAA
- a CDS encoding PorV/PorQ family protein, with protein sequence MKKNIYFTVLIMGLVFLINPNLHAQKPYRIGTTSANFLELGFGGAGISMGDSYVSMVNDVSGIYWNPAGLGYLNKNELMVMHQPWIADISSSFVGLGYVDENLGTFGFGLVFVSYGSEDVTSILSQEGTGEKFDGLDLSLSLSYGRKLADWFSFGFSGKYITSRIWHESASAVAFDLGAIVNTSFLSWTGSKDNGMKIGMSISNYGTKMQFDGIDLKRPVDEAPDEGGNFEYVPARYETTGWELPLIYRIGVSSYLLYSENHKVTLSIDALHPNNNSEHLNIGGEYLFTLPGVGRFALRSGYKGLLMVDSEYGWSFGAGFLVNYLGNNNIKIDYAFRDIGLLGNFHAYTVSITF encoded by the coding sequence ATGAAAAAAAACATTTACTTTACAGTACTTATAATGGGTTTAGTTTTTTTGATAAATCCTAATTTGCATGCGCAAAAACCATATAGAATTGGAACCACGAGTGCTAATTTTTTAGAGCTTGGATTTGGTGGGGCAGGTATTTCAATGGGAGATAGTTACGTAAGCATGGTAAATGATGTTTCTGGAATATATTGGAATCCTGCTGGTTTAGGATATTTAAATAAAAATGAATTGATGGTAATGCATCAACCATGGATTGCAGACATAAGTTCTTCGTTTGTTGGATTAGGTTATGTTGATGAAAATTTGGGGACTTTTGGTTTTGGACTTGTATTTGTAAGTTATGGAAGTGAAGATGTAACATCCATTCTTTCACAAGAAGGAACCGGAGAAAAATTTGATGGATTAGATTTAAGTTTAAGTTTATCATATGGTAGAAAATTAGCAGATTGGTTCTCATTTGGTTTTTCAGGAAAATATATTACATCAAGAATATGGCACGAATCGGCAAGTGCAGTTGCTTTTGATCTTGGAGCTATTGTAAATACATCATTTTTATCTTGGACTGGAAGTAAAGATAATGGAATGAAAATTGGGATGAGTATTTCAAATTATGGTACAAAAATGCAATTTGATGGAATTGATCTAAAAAGACCAGTTGATGAAGCACCGGATGAAGGAGGTAATTTTGAATATGTTCCTGCAAGATACGAAACAACAGGATGGGAATTACCTTTAATTTATAGAATTGGTGTTTCAAGTTACTTGTTGTATTCAGAAAATCATAAAGTTACTTTATCTATTGATGCATTGCATCCAAATAATAATAGTGAACATTTAAATATTGGCGGCGAATATTTATTTACATTACCCGGAGTTGGAAGATTTGCGTTGCGAAGCGGATATAAAGGACTTTTAATGGTAGATTCAGAATATGGCTGGTCATTTGGGGCAGGATTTCTTGTAAATTATTTAGGAAACAACAATATTAAAATTGACTATGCATTTCGTGATATTGGATTATTGGGTAATTTTCATGCATACACCGTTAGCATTACTTTTTAG
- a CDS encoding rhamnulokinase: MKQNKFLAIDFGAESGRAIVGILENNKIKLEEVHRFPNRPVNVHGSLHWNILQLFEELKTGISKAIQKGHSDIKSIAVDTWGVDFGFVTKDNQLLGNPFAYRDSRTNGILEKAFKLMPKDVIYNLTGIQFMQINSAFQLLSMVKSKSEILKSADKLLFMPDLFNFLLTGEKKSEYTISSTSQLLNAKTKNWESKIFSGLKIPQKIMCEIVSPGTKIGNLNSSICNSLGLKNIDVIAVGSHDTASAVAAVPNLKNNWAFISSGTWSLIGIETDKPVINKKSFEYNFTNEGGVGGKIRFLRNVMGMWIIQQLKKEWEKEGNSYSYIQLNKIAEKANPFKCFIDVDSSDFLNPQSMIEAINNYCKKTNQLKPKNKAEYVRSVLESLAVKYRIIIENINSITNKKIDTLNIVGGGSQNDLLNHFTADCSKLKVIAGPVEATAFGNILVQAIANNCIKDISSGRKIISNSVEIKVFNPVISKDWENYYQTAKKNIQN; encoded by the coding sequence ATGAAACAAAATAAATTTTTAGCGATTGATTTTGGCGCAGAAAGTGGTCGCGCGATTGTTGGAATTTTAGAAAATAATAAAATTAAATTAGAAGAAGTTCATCGGTTCCCAAATCGTCCGGTAAATGTTCACGGAAGTCTTCATTGGAATATTTTGCAATTATTTGAAGAATTGAAAACTGGAATATCGAAAGCAATTCAGAAGGGCCACAGTGATATTAAGAGCATTGCGGTTGATACTTGGGGAGTTGATTTTGGATTCGTTACAAAAGACAATCAACTTCTTGGAAATCCTTTCGCTTATAGAGATTCGCGAACAAATGGAATTTTAGAAAAAGCTTTTAAGCTAATGCCGAAAGATGTGATTTATAACTTAACGGGAATTCAATTCATGCAGATCAATTCTGCATTTCAATTATTAAGCATGGTAAAAAGTAAAAGTGAAATTCTAAAATCTGCTGATAAACTTTTATTTATGCCGGATCTTTTTAACTTTTTATTAACCGGTGAAAAAAAATCTGAATATACAATTTCTTCAACTTCTCAATTATTGAATGCTAAAACTAAAAATTGGGAAAGTAAAATTTTCAGCGGATTAAAAATTCCCCAAAAAATTATGTGCGAAATTGTTTCTCCCGGAACAAAGATCGGAAATTTAAATTCATCAATTTGTAATTCCTTAGGATTAAAAAATATTGATGTAATTGCAGTTGGAAGTCACGATACGGCAAGCGCAGTTGCAGCAGTTCCTAATTTAAAAAATAATTGGGCTTTTATAAGTTCCGGAACTTGGTCGTTAATTGGAATTGAAACAGATAAACCGGTAATCAATAAAAAATCTTTTGAATATAATTTTACAAATGAAGGCGGAGTCGGCGGAAAAATAAGATTTTTAAGAAATGTAATGGGAATGTGGATTATTCAGCAATTAAAAAAAGAGTGGGAAAAAGAAGGAAATTCGTATTCGTACATTCAGCTTAATAAAATAGCTGAGAAAGCAAATCCGTTTAAATGTTTTATTGATGTTGATTCATCGGATTTTCTTAATCCACAAAGTATGATTGAAGCAATAAATAATTATTGCAAAAAAACAAATCAATTAAAACCAAAAAATAAAGCTGAATATGTTCGTTCGGTTTTGGAAAGTTTAGCTGTAAAATATAGAATTATAATTGAAAATATTAACTCGATTACAAACAAAAAAATTGACACCTTAAATATTGTTGGCGGCGGATCTCAAAATGATTTGCTTAACCATTTTACTGCGGATTGTTCCAAATTAAAAGTTATTGCCGGACCGGTTGAAGCAACAGCGTTTGGAAATATTTTAGTTCAGGCAATTGCAAATAATTGTATAAAAGATATTTCTTCCGGAAGAAAAATAATTTCAAATTCTGTTGAGATAAAAGTATTTAATCCGGTAATTAGTAAAGACTGGGAGAATTATTATCAAACGGCTAAAAAAAATATTCAAAATTGA
- a CDS encoding LacI family DNA-binding transcriptional regulator, giving the protein MNVKQSDIADKLGISRVTVTKALQDSPDISSEMKSKVRKTAEEMDYIPNLTARHLTEKKTFTIGVILPDITNMYFSSIVRGMMEVAEKESYHIILTVSREESSIESENIFKLLSMNVDGLLLCQTLDTVEAEIFEKVKKRRKPLVFFGRPVGFVGYNSIGFDDFLAAQKLTEYVIKKGYTKIAHISGDLKSDGGFRLEGFLDTMKKHNLNINDKWVIFGKFFPEYGYNGFKQIYESGELPEVVFCGNGMIAQGVYEAVRELGLTIPEDIGVVAVDHKKFAEMLYPKLTYVDYPTRTLGNEAMKLLIKKMESKDKKCKVENIILDTFIIENNSLL; this is encoded by the coding sequence ATGAATGTAAAGCAATCGGACATAGCGGATAAATTAGGAATTTCTCGAGTAACGGTTACAAAAGCGTTGCAAGATAGTCCTGATATTTCTTCTGAAATGAAATCAAAAGTTAGAAAAACTGCGGAAGAGATGGATTATATTCCAAATCTGACAGCACGACATTTAACTGAGAAAAAAACTTTTACAATTGGTGTAATTCTTCCGGATATAACAAATATGTACTTTTCCTCTATTGTTAGAGGAATGATGGAAGTTGCAGAAAAAGAATCATATCATATTATTTTAACAGTCTCGCGAGAAGAGAGCAGTATAGAGAGCGAAAATATTTTCAAATTACTTTCTATGAATGTTGACGGTTTGCTTCTGTGCCAAACACTTGATACAGTTGAAGCGGAAATTTTTGAAAAAGTTAAAAAGCGAAGAAAACCTCTTGTCTTTTTTGGAAGACCGGTTGGATTTGTTGGCTATAACTCGATTGGATTTGATGATTTTTTAGCTGCTCAAAAATTAACGGAATATGTTATTAAAAAAGGTTATACAAAAATTGCACACATTTCCGGAGATCTTAAAAGTGACGGAGGATTTAGGTTAGAAGGTTTTTTAGATACAATGAAAAAACATAACTTAAACATAAATGATAAATGGGTGATTTTTGGAAAATTTTTTCCGGAATATGGTTATAATGGATTTAAGCAAATATATGAATCCGGTGAATTGCCCGAAGTAGTTTTTTGTGGAAATGGAATGATTGCACAAGGTGTTTATGAAGCCGTTCGCGAATTAGGATTAACTATTCCTGAAGATATTGGCGTTGTTGCTGTTGATCATAAAAAGTTTGCAGAAATGCTTTATCCCAAATTAACATATGTTGATTATCCAACCAGAACTTTGGGAAATGAAGCTATGAAACTTTTGATAAAGAAAATGGAATCCAAAGATAAAAAGTGTAAAGTCGAAAATATAATTCTTGATACATTTATAATAGAAAACAATTCTTTACTTTAA
- a CDS encoding TonB-dependent receptor, translating into MSLTLLQNNTFSQTTGKIMGSVVDAESGAPLPFANIIIEGTGTGAATDINGQYYILNVSPGKYTLKVQMMGYEAQRVDEVIVSVNRTSNIDFRLKETLIVGQEVVVVADRLSLKKDQTSSVKNVSSEQIEMLPVEDLDQVISMQAGVVDGHFRGGRLTEVSYLIDGMQVNESFAGTDKTVSIEKEAAQDLEVITGTFNAEYGRAMSGIVNVVTKDGGNKFKASFSSHISNFYTSNTDVFIGLKSSELARNQDYKLQFEGPVIPEAITFFTNFRYQNSLGHINGIRRFNVDDYSNSTTVNNFDINTPWDFDANGLTYYSEHTGDNEYVPINTNMSYSGMAKLSFNLSTDFKASVMGTLNYSENPNSGHVYKYKPDGRATYHNESKMGLIQFNHFISKSAFHDLKLSYVHNDQYTYLYEDPFDPRYVHTGYNTSMGGFSTGGQDREHSERLLIDMNAKYDLVWQINNAHSIKTGFLFTHHKVENLPVLTQNALRGTPLAHYYWYNEVTGKVEFYPYETELYPEDAIEMDTYKKEPYEFSGYIQDKMEFDEMVINLGLRYDYFNSNTLYPSQRRNPANQLLFYELDENDNIVYDNDGNPVLDTERMSTNLQAPAQWQISPRFGLSYTLGSAAVLHFSYGHFFQMPPLYTLYDNHRFLIPPGDFQTVHGNPLIKAEKTVSYEMGIWQELFPKMGLELSVYYKDIYDLRSAVVYTTYNQIKYGLYSNKDYGNAKGFELKFDYETGPFSIFLNYTLQYTRGNADDPTTTYSRLGQSLDPVPYLVPLNWDQRHTANLSLGYEKENYGVTLTGYFNSGRPYTFTPVSISPLAKQTLYPNNSERPTTYTIDLSSHYDLTISDIGVLRFFLSIYNLLDRKNELFVNSSTGRAYTGIVYPVDFATFISNYNDIYDSIQNPYMLSTPREIKIGIGLVL; encoded by the coding sequence ATGAGTTTAACTTTATTGCAGAATAATACTTTTTCACAAACAACGGGAAAAATTATGGGTAGTGTGGTTGATGCTGAAAGTGGTGCGCCTCTACCATTTGCCAATATAATTATTGAAGGAACAGGTACTGGTGCTGCTACGGATATAAATGGCCAATACTATATACTTAATGTTTCACCTGGAAAATATACTTTAAAAGTTCAAATGATGGGATATGAAGCTCAAAGAGTTGATGAAGTAATCGTATCCGTAAATAGAACTTCTAATATTGACTTTAGACTAAAAGAAACTCTTATTGTTGGGCAAGAAGTTGTTGTAGTTGCTGATCGATTGTCTTTAAAAAAGGATCAAACGAGTTCTGTAAAAAATGTTTCTTCAGAGCAAATTGAAATGCTTCCTGTAGAAGACCTTGATCAAGTTATATCAATGCAGGCTGGAGTTGTGGACGGACATTTTAGAGGCGGAAGATTAACAGAAGTTTCTTACCTTATTGATGGTATGCAAGTAAATGAATCATTTGCTGGAACGGATAAAACTGTTTCGATTGAAAAAGAAGCTGCTCAAGATTTGGAAGTTATAACGGGTACATTTAATGCTGAATATGGAAGAGCAATGAGTGGAATTGTTAACGTTGTTACTAAAGATGGCGGAAATAAATTTAAAGCATCATTTTCTTCACATATTTCTAATTTTTATACCTCAAATACTGATGTTTTTATTGGATTAAAGAGTTCAGAATTAGCAAGAAATCAAGATTATAAATTACAATTTGAAGGTCCGGTTATTCCAGAAGCTATAACTTTTTTTACAAACTTCAGATATCAGAATTCTCTTGGTCATATAAATGGAATTAGACGATTTAATGTTGACGATTATAGTAATTCAACTACTGTAAATAATTTTGATATTAATACTCCTTGGGATTTTGATGCCAACGGATTGACTTATTATTCAGAACATACTGGAGACAATGAGTATGTTCCAATAAATACGAATATGAGTTATTCTGGAATGGCGAAATTATCGTTTAACTTATCTACAGATTTTAAAGCATCAGTAATGGGTACTTTAAATTATTCAGAAAACCCTAATAGCGGACATGTTTACAAATACAAACCAGATGGAAGAGCAACATATCATAACGAATCTAAAATGGGATTGATTCAATTTAATCATTTTATATCAAAAAGTGCATTCCATGATTTAAAACTTTCTTATGTACATAATGATCAATATACATATTTATATGAAGATCCATTTGATCCGCGCTATGTTCATACAGGTTATAATACAAGTATGGGAGGCTTTTCAACTGGTGGACAAGATAGAGAACATTCTGAAAGATTGTTAATTGATATGAATGCCAAATATGATTTAGTGTGGCAAATTAATAATGCCCATTCAATAAAAACTGGATTTCTTTTTACGCATCATAAAGTAGAAAATTTACCAGTTCTTACACAGAATGCTTTAAGGGGAACTCCATTGGCTCACTATTATTGGTATAATGAAGTAACTGGTAAAGTTGAATTTTATCCATATGAAACAGAACTATATCCAGAAGATGCAATTGAAATGGATACATATAAAAAAGAACCTTATGAATTTTCCGGATACATTCAAGATAAGATGGAATTTGATGAAATGGTTATCAATTTAGGATTAAGATATGATTATTTCAATTCGAATACTTTGTATCCTTCACAGAGAAGAAATCCGGCAAATCAATTACTTTTTTATGAATTGGATGAGAATGATAATATAGTTTATGATAACGATGGGAATCCGGTTTTGGATACTGAAAGAATGTCAACCAATCTGCAAGCTCCAGCCCAATGGCAGATTAGTCCAAGATTTGGATTATCTTATACTCTCGGAAGTGCAGCTGTTTTACATTTTAGTTACGGACATTTTTTTCAAATGCCTCCATTGTACACACTATATGATAATCATAGATTTTTAATTCCTCCAGGTGATTTCCAAACTGTACATGGAAATCCATTAATTAAAGCAGAAAAAACTGTTAGTTATGAAATGGGAATTTGGCAGGAACTTTTCCCTAAAATGGGTCTGGAATTATCTGTTTACTATAAAGACATTTATGATCTTAGAAGTGCTGTTGTTTATACTACTTATAATCAAATAAAATACGGACTTTACAGTAATAAAGATTATGGCAATGCGAAGGGTTTTGAACTAAAATTTGACTATGAAACAGGTCCTTTTTCAATTTTCTTAAACTATACCTTACAGTATACAAGAGGAAATGCTGATGACCCAACTACAACATATAGTAGATTGGGACAAAGTTTAGATCCGGTTCCATATTTAGTTCCGTTAAATTGGGATCAAAGACATACTGCTAATTTAAGTTTAGGATATGAAAAAGAAAATTATGGTGTTACGCTAACAGGATATTTTAATTCTGGCAGACCTTATACATTTACGCCTGTATCCATAAGTCCTTTAGCAAAGCAAACCTTGTATCCAAACAATTCAGAAAGACCTACAACTTATACAATAGATCTTTCAAGTCATTATGATCTAACAATTTCTGATATAGGTGTACTTCGATTTTTCTTATCAATATATAATTTACTTGATAGAAAAAATGAACTTTTTGTTAATTCTTCAACTGGAAGAGCATATACTGGTATTGTTTATCCTGTCGATTTTGCAACATTTATTAGTAATTACAATGATATTTATGATTCAATTCAAAATCCTTATATGCTTTCAACTCCAAGGGAAATTAAAATTGGTATTGGATTAGTTCTATAA